One part of the Glycine max cultivar Williams 82 chromosome 14, Glycine_max_v4.0, whole genome shotgun sequence genome encodes these proteins:
- the LOC100500475 gene encoding HSP20-like chaperones superfamily protein gives MSIIPNLFGGRRSNVFDPFSLDVWDPFEGFPFSTGHVPSSGGESSAIANTRVDWKETPAAHVFNVDLPGLKKEEVKVEVEDGRVLQISGERTKEQEQKDDRWHRVERSTGKFMRRFRLPENAKMDQVKAAMENGVLTVTVPKEEDKKPQVKSIQISA, from the coding sequence ATGTCTATCATCCCAAACTTGTTCGGTGGTAGACGAAGCAACGTCTTCGACCCATTCTCTCTGGACGTATGGGACCCTTTCGAGGGGTTTCCTTTTTCCACAGGTCACGTGCCTTCCTCTGGTGGGGAAAGCAGTGCCATAGCCAACACTCGCGTGGACTGGAAGGAGACTCCGGCGGCTCACGTGTTCAACGTTGATCTTCCCGGGTTGAAGAAGGAGGAAGTGAAGGTTGAAGTTGAAGATGGGAGGGTGCTGCAGATTAGTGGTGAGAGGACCAAAGAACAAGAACAGAAAGATGATAGGTGGCACCGCGTTGAAAGAAGCACTGGGAAGTTCATGAGGAGGTTCAGGCTTCCCGAGAATGCCAAAATGGATCAGGTCAAGGCTGCTATGGAGAATGGAGTGCTAACTGTTACTGTGCCCAAGGAGGAAGACAAGAAACCTCAAGTCAAGTCAATTCAAATATCTGCCTAG
- the LOC100779969 gene encoding 17.3 kDa class I heat shock protein, whose protein sequence is MSLIPSFFGTGRRTNVFDPFSLDVWDPFHGFPGTTALSAPRSETAAFANTRIDWKETAEAHVFKADLPGLKKEEVKVEIEEEGRVLQISGQRTKEKEDKNDTWHRLERSSGSFLRRFRLPENAKLDQVKAGMENGVLTVTVPKVDVKKPDVKPVQITEG, encoded by the coding sequence ATGTCGTTGATTCCAAGTTTCTTCGGCACCGGGCGAAGAACCAACGTCTTCGACCCCTTCTCCCTCGACGTGTGGGACCCATTCCATGGCTTCCCCGGCACCACCGCCCTCTCCGCTCCGCGCTCCGAGACGGCGGCCTTCGCCAACACGCGTATCGACTGGAAGGAGACGGCGGAGGCGCACGTGTTCAAGGCAGACCTGCCGGGGCTGAAGAAGGAAGAGGTGAAGGTGGAGATCGAGGAGGAGGGAAGGGTGCTGCAGATAAGCGGACAGAGAACAAAGGAGAAGGAGGACAAGAACGACACGTGGCACCGCCTCGAACGCTCCAGCGGCAGCTTTCTCCGCCGCTTCCGCCTGCCGGAGAACGCGAAACTCGATCAGGTGAAGGCCGGCATGGAGAACGGAGTGCTCACTGTCACTGTTCCCAAGGTGGATGTCAAGAAGCCCGATGTCAAGCCCGTTCAGATCACTGAAGGCTAA